From Medicago truncatula cultivar Jemalong A17 chromosome 7, MtrunA17r5.0-ANR, whole genome shotgun sequence, a single genomic window includes:
- the LOC11426920 gene encoding bifunctional protein FolD 4, chloroplastic isoform X1, whose protein sequence is MASSLTHCYSSPSSTTTLLLRRRHPINVGPTSLRFFTIHSSPSSSRVLSIGSYVARYNANFFSGAYMSASATEASSAKVIDGKTVAKQIRDEIAVEVSRMREAAGVIPGLAVILVGDRKDSATYVRNKKKACETVGINSLEVNLPEDSTEEEVLNHIAGYNDDPSVHGILVQLPLPSHMNEQNVLNAVRIEKDVDGFHPLNIGRLAMRGREPLFVPCTPKGCIELLHRYGVSIKGKRAVVIGRSNIVGMPAALLLQREDATVSIVHSRTTNPEEIIRQADIIIAAVGQPNMVKGSWIKPGAVIIDVGINPVDDPSSSRGYKLVGDVCYEEAVKVASAITPVPGGVGPMTIAMLLQNTLISAKRIHSFE, encoded by the exons ATGGCTTCTTCTTTGACTCATTGCtattcttctccttcttccaCCACTACTCTCCTCCTCCGCCGCCGCCATCCCATCAATGTGGGTCCCACCTCTCTCCGCTTCTTCACCATTCACTCTTCTCCCTCTTCATCCCGTGTTCTCTCCATTG GTTCATATGTCGCCCGATACaatgctaattttttttccgGTGcctatatgt CTGCTAGTGCTACCGAGGCTTCTTCTGCCAAGGTGATTGATGGAAAAACGGTGGCAAAGCAAATCAGAGATGAGATAGCAGTTGAAGTCTCCAGGATGAGAGAAGCCGCAGGTGTGATTCCAGGGTTAGCTGTTATCCTTGTCGGAGATAGAAAGGACTCTGCTACTTATGTGCGTAACAAGAAGAAGGCTTGTGAAACTGTTGGAATAAATTCGTTGGAAGTAAATTTGCCCGAGGATTCCACAGAAGAAGAAGTTTTGAACCATATTGCAGGTTATAATGATGATCCTTCGGTTCATGGCATTCTTGTTCAGCTACCTTTACCATCT CATATGAATGAACAAAATGTGTTGAATGCTGTTAGAATCGAGAAGGATGTAGATGGTTTTCATCCATTGAATATTGGTCGGCTTGCTATGCGAGGGAGAGAACCCCTGTTTGTTCCCTGTACACCAAAGGGATGCATAGAACTACTCCACAGATATGGCGTTTCTATCAAAGGAAAGAGGGCTGTTGTGATTGGCCGTAGTAATATTGTTGGAATGCCAGCTGCTCTCTTGTTGCAA AGGGAAGATGCTACTGTCAGTATTGTTCATTCCAGAACTACTAACCCTGAAGAGATCATTAGACAAGCAGATATCATCATCGCTGCTGTTGGCCAACCAAACATGGTTAAGGGAAGCTGGATAAAACCCGGTGCAGTCATTATTGATGTCGGAATCAACCCGGTAGAT GATCCAAGTAGTTCTCGAGGTTATAAATTGGTTGGAGATGTTTGTTATGAAGAAGCCGTAAAAGTTGCCTCTGCTATTACACCTGTTCCTGGAGGTGTTGGTCCAATGACTATTGCAATGCTTCTACAAAATACGCTCATCTCTGCAAAGAGAATCCATAGTTTTGAATAA
- the LOC11426920 gene encoding bifunctional protein FolD 4, chloroplastic isoform X2, whose product MASSLTHCYSSPSSTTTLLLRRRHPINVGPTSLRFFTIHSSPSSSRVLSIAASATEASSAKVIDGKTVAKQIRDEIAVEVSRMREAAGVIPGLAVILVGDRKDSATYVRNKKKACETVGINSLEVNLPEDSTEEEVLNHIAGYNDDPSVHGILVQLPLPSHMNEQNVLNAVRIEKDVDGFHPLNIGRLAMRGREPLFVPCTPKGCIELLHRYGVSIKGKRAVVIGRSNIVGMPAALLLQREDATVSIVHSRTTNPEEIIRQADIIIAAVGQPNMVKGSWIKPGAVIIDVGINPVDDPSSSRGYKLVGDVCYEEAVKVASAITPVPGGVGPMTIAMLLQNTLISAKRIHSFE is encoded by the exons ATGGCTTCTTCTTTGACTCATTGCtattcttctccttcttccaCCACTACTCTCCTCCTCCGCCGCCGCCATCCCATCAATGTGGGTCCCACCTCTCTCCGCTTCTTCACCATTCACTCTTCTCCCTCTTCATCCCGTGTTCTCTCCATTG CTGCTAGTGCTACCGAGGCTTCTTCTGCCAAGGTGATTGATGGAAAAACGGTGGCAAAGCAAATCAGAGATGAGATAGCAGTTGAAGTCTCCAGGATGAGAGAAGCCGCAGGTGTGATTCCAGGGTTAGCTGTTATCCTTGTCGGAGATAGAAAGGACTCTGCTACTTATGTGCGTAACAAGAAGAAGGCTTGTGAAACTGTTGGAATAAATTCGTTGGAAGTAAATTTGCCCGAGGATTCCACAGAAGAAGAAGTTTTGAACCATATTGCAGGTTATAATGATGATCCTTCGGTTCATGGCATTCTTGTTCAGCTACCTTTACCATCT CATATGAATGAACAAAATGTGTTGAATGCTGTTAGAATCGAGAAGGATGTAGATGGTTTTCATCCATTGAATATTGGTCGGCTTGCTATGCGAGGGAGAGAACCCCTGTTTGTTCCCTGTACACCAAAGGGATGCATAGAACTACTCCACAGATATGGCGTTTCTATCAAAGGAAAGAGGGCTGTTGTGATTGGCCGTAGTAATATTGTTGGAATGCCAGCTGCTCTCTTGTTGCAA AGGGAAGATGCTACTGTCAGTATTGTTCATTCCAGAACTACTAACCCTGAAGAGATCATTAGACAAGCAGATATCATCATCGCTGCTGTTGGCCAACCAAACATGGTTAAGGGAAGCTGGATAAAACCCGGTGCAGTCATTATTGATGTCGGAATCAACCCGGTAGAT GATCCAAGTAGTTCTCGAGGTTATAAATTGGTTGGAGATGTTTGTTATGAAGAAGCCGTAAAAGTTGCCTCTGCTATTACACCTGTTCCTGGAGGTGTTGGTCCAATGACTATTGCAATGCTTCTACAAAATACGCTCATCTCTGCAAAGAGAATCCATAGTTTTGAATAA